The Anastrepha ludens isolate Willacy chromosome 2, idAnaLude1.1, whole genome shotgun sequence genome contains a region encoding:
- the LOC128855937 gene encoding carbonic anhydrase 2-like, with protein MLFLEVLKLCRKILLFLPFTTAQTVVPTESSFSYDNAAEWHLDYPQCGGQRQSPIAINANKTTAAVMPPITYVAYDQFLSEYVILENNGHTIKFNVPPTIGQDLPFIFDGPLSEAYLAVEVHFHWGSPTSKGSEHRINQRRYDVEMHVVHRNRKYGSVEEAREFEDGLAVIGVFFKVEKIFGVVHPGLETVFNAIPFAALYNSTATTRQLITLDSLLGNINRGNFYTYQGSLTTPPCSEAVTWIVYPEVIPIAVRHLKNFWVVRDERLRNLWNNFRPLQPIGSREVYYRNEAVQEFY; from the exons ATGCTGTTCCTAGAAGTCTTGAAGCTATGCCGGAAGATATTGCTCTTCTTGCCATTCACAACCGCTCAAACAGTTGTTCCAACGGAAT cTTCTTTCTCCTACGACAACGCCGCCGAGTGGCATCTGGATTATCCACAATGCGGTGGCCAAAGACAATCGCCAATTGCTATTAACGCAAATAAG ACAACAGCAGCCGTAATGCCACCCATTACATACGTAGCTTATGACCAATTCCTTTCAGAATATGTTATATTGGAAAATAATGGGCACACAA TTAAATTCAATGTGCCACCAACAATCGGACAAGATCTCCCATTCATTTTTGATGGCCCACTAAGCGAAGCCTACTTAGCTGTAGAAGTACACTTCCATTGGGGCTCACCGACATCTAAGGGTTCCGAGCATAGAATCAATCAGAGACGTTATGATGTGGAAATGCATGTGGTGCatagaaatagaaaatatgGCAGCGTCGAAGAAGCGCGTGAATTCGAAGATGGTCTAGCAGTGATAGGCGTGTTCTTCAAAGTGGAAAAG ATCTTCGGTGTTGTCCATCCTGGCCTGGAGACGGTCTTCAATGCAATTCCTTTTGCTGCTCTTTATAACTCGACCGCAACTACAAGACAATTAATTACGCTCGATTCGTTGTTGGGAAATATTAATCGTGGAAACTTTTACACCTATCAGGGCTCTTTGACAACGCCGCCTTGTTCCGAAGCAGTCACATGGATAGTTTACCCCGAAGTTATACCGATAGCAGTTCGTCAT ttaaaaaatttttgggtgGTGCGGGACGAACGACTaagaaatttgtggaacaactttaGGCCACTGCAACCGATCGGATCACGCGAAGTTTACTATCGGAATGAAGCAGTGCAAGAGTTCTATTGA